One segment of Castanea sativa cultivar Marrone di Chiusa Pesio chromosome 3, ASM4071231v1 DNA contains the following:
- the LOC142627972 gene encoding RNA polymerase II C-terminal domain phosphatase-like 3, which produces MGKEENKVEDVEEGEISDTASVEEISEEDFIKQETSSKVSPKPKSEARVWTMQDLYKYQVSRGYASSLYSLAWAQAVQNKPLNEIFVMEAEKDEKLKRSSSTATAAATTPPPPPAMASVVVVEEKVKNDKVVDEVVIDDSSDDMDVEKEDGELEEGEIDLDSETVEKEVEMAVEKAAEAKPELEEVEFKVIVEEEEEEGEEGVSSIESVNVERLEIDSKEKELEKRVDSIREALGSVNVIEAEKSFEEVCSRVHGTLESLQEVFSGLIVPTKDALVQLSFTAIQAVHSVFCSINICQKEQNKDNFLRLISYVNNCDPPLFSSDQIKQIEAMKPSVDSVEALSSSRAGNKEKEISSFDGATNKDSDTSTKNAGHELTSSNKLSSDSAAIGFSVQNNQNMLAESLKQGLSSYKAKGALLPLLDLHKDHDADSLPSPTREAPSSFPVNKGMAVGDGMTKLVLPTTKLAHDTENSKLHLYETDAFKAVSSYQQKFGRSSFVTSDMLPSPTPSADEDNGDGDTSGEVSSSSTVGNVRNANLPILGQSVAPSMDSSSMQGLITAVSAAPTTSGLNPPIVKASAKSRDPRLRLANSDASGLDLNQRPLSMVHNAPKVDSVGTINSRKQKNIEEPSLEGPALKRQRNGLENPGIVRDVKIVSGSGGWLEDTGLVGPQLMNRNLLMENAETDLNKIVNAVNCPSTSANTNMTISGNEQVPVTSTSTTASLPALLKNIAVNPSMLINILKVGAQQMSVDPAKSTTQLPSANSILGAVPLVNVAASKTLGLLQKPAGTIQAPAQFAPMSQQDDLGKIRMKPRDPRRILHGSALQKSSSLGHEQLKTIVSPISSTQGSKDNMNVQKQEGQADTKSGPSQSVATPDIARLFTKNLKNLADIMSVSQASTTVPIISQNMSSEAVAVKSDKVDVKGIASNSEDQRNGMSSAPELGVAAASRPENSWKDVEHLFEGYDEQQKAAIHRERARRIEEQNKMFASRKLCLVLDLDHTLLNSAKFVEVDPVHDEILRKKEEQDREKPWRHLFRFPHMAMWTKLRPGIWNFLEKASKLYELHLYTMGNKLYATEMAKVLDPKGVLFAGRVISRGDDGDPFDGDERVPKSKDLEGVLGMESAVVIIDDSVRVWPHNKLNLIVVERYTYFPCSRRQFGLQGPSLLEIDHDERPEEGTLASSLSVIERIHQDFFSHQSLDEADVRTILAAAQRKILSGCRIVFSRVFPVGEANPHLHPLWQTAEQFGAVCTNQIDEQVTHVVANSLGTDKVNWALSTGRFVVYPGWVEASALLYRRANERDFAIKS; this is translated from the exons ATGGGGAAAGAAGAGAACAAAGTTGAAGATGTGGAAGAAGGTGAGATTTCTGATACGGCTTCAGTGGAGGAGATCAGTGAAGAGGATTTTATTAAGCAAGAGACTAGTAGTAAGGTATCGCCGAAACCGAAATCGGAAGCTAGGGTTTGGACGATGCAAGATCTGTATAAGTATCAAGTTTCGAGGGGATATGCTTCGAGTTTGTACAGTTTGGCTTGGGCACAAGCCGTGCAGAATAAGCCACTGAATGAGATTTTCGTTATGGAGGCTGAGAAGGACGAGAAATTGAAGCGATCTTCGTCTACTGCTACTGCTGCTGCTACTACGCCGCCGCCGCCTCCGGCAATGGCGTCGGTGGTGGTTGTGGAGGAGAAGGTGAAGAATGATAAGGTGGTTGATGAGGTTGTGATTGATGATAGTAGTGATGATATGGATGTGGAGAAGGAGGACGGGGAGTTGGAGGAAGGTGAGATTGATTTGGATTCGGAAACTGTGGAAAAGGAGGTTGAAATGGCGGTTGAAAAGGCGGCCGAGGCGAAGCCTGAGTTGGAGGAAGTTGAATTTAAAGTTATagttgaagaagaggaagaagaaggagaggaAGGGGTTTCGAGTATTGAGAGTGTGAATGTTGAAAGATTAGAGATTGATTCTAAAGAGAAGGAATTGGAGAAGCGGGTGGATTCGATTCGAGAAGCTCTGGGGAGTGTGAATGTGATTGAGGCAGAGAA ATCATTTGAGGAAGTTTGTTCCCGAGTGCACGGCACTTTGGAGAGCTTGCAGGAAGTGTTTTCGGGACTTATTGTTCCTACAAAGGATGCTCTTGTTCAATTGTCATTCACTGCCATTCAAGCAGTCCATTCT GTGTTCTGCTCTATAAACATTTGTCAAAAGGAACAGAACAAAGATAATTTcttgag GTTAATTTCTTATGTCAACAACTGTGATCCCCCTCTTTTCTCCTCTGACCAGATCAAACAG ATAGAGGCCATGAAGCCCTCTGTGGATTCTGTTGAAGCTTTGTCGAGTAGTAGAGCTGgtaataaagagaaagaaatatcaTCCTTTGATGGGGCTACCAATAAAGATTCTGATACTTCTACTAAAAATGCTGGTCATGAATTGACATCTTCTAATAAGTTATCTTCAGATTCTGCAGCTATTGGATTCTCGGtccaaaataaccaaaatatgtTAGCTGAAAGCTTGAAACAAGGACTGTCTAGCTATAAGGCTAAAGGGGCTTTACTCCCACTGTTAGACCTTCACAAGGATCATGATGCAGACAGTCTCCCCTCACCCACACGGGAAGCACCATCAAGTTTCCCCGTAAACAAAGGAATGGCTGTTGGAGATGGGATGACTAAATTGGTGTTGCCAACAACTAAATTGGCGCATGACACAGAAAATTCGAAATTGCACCTCTATGAAACTGATGCCTTCAAAGCTGTTTCTAGCTATCAACAAAAGTTTGGTCGGAGTTCATTCGTTACAAGTGATATGCTCCCTAGCCCAACTCCTTCGGCAGATGAGGATAATGGGGATGGTGACACCAGTGGGGAGGTTTCTAGTTCTTCTACTGTTGGTAATGTAAGAAATGCAAATTTGCCCATTTTGGGGCAATCAGTTGCCCCCTCCATGGACAGTTCTAGCATGCAAGGACTAATTACTGCTGTAAGTGCTGCACCTACAACTTCTGGGTTGAATCCTCCCATAGTGAAAGCTTCAGCAAAGAGTAGAGACCCTAGGCTTCGGTTAGCCAATTCTGATGCGAGCGGTTTAGATCTTAACCAACGCCCCTTATCTATGGTGCATAATGCACCTAAAGTAGATTCTGTTGGAACAATAAATTcgagaaagcaaaaaaatattgaggagCCTAGTTTGGAAGGTCCTGCATTAAAAAGGCAAAGGAATGGATTAGAAAATCCTGGAATTGTTAGGGATGTGAAAATTGTGTCTGGAAGCGGTGGCTGGTTGGAGGACACTGGTCTAGTTGGACCTCAGTTAATGAACAGGAACTTGTTGATGGAGAATGCAGAAACTGATCTCAATAAAATAGTTAATGCTGTAAATTGTCCTAGTACTAGTGCTAACACCAACATGACAATTAGTGGGAATGAGCAGGTGCCAGTGACAAGTACCAGCACCACGGCTTCTTTGCCTgcattattgaaaaatatagctGTGAATCCATCTATGCTGATAAATATACTTAAAGTGGGAGCCCAACAAATGTCTGTTGATCCTGCTAAAAGTACAACTCAACTTCCAAGCGCAAACTCAATACTTGGAGCAGTTCCCTTGGTGAATGTTGCTGCATCAAAGACCTTAGGGCTCTTACAGAAACCAGCTGGAACAATTCAAGCTCCTGCACAATTTGCTCCCATG AGCCAGCAGGATGACTTGGGAAAAATTCGTATGAAACCACGTGATCCTCGCCGGATTCTCCATGGCAGTGCACTTCAGAAGAGTTCAAGCTTGGGACATGAGCAGCTCAAAACTATTGTATCCCCTATATCAAGCACCCAGGGAAGTAAGGACAATATGAATGTTCAAAAGCAGGAGGGTCAGGCAGATACAAAGTCAGGGCCTTCTCAATCAGTTGCAACACCTGACATTGCTCGGCTTTTCACCAAGAATCTGAAAAATCTTGCTGATATTATGTCTGTTTCCCAAGCGTCGACAACTGTACCAATAATTTCTCAGAATATGTCTTCTGAAGCAGTAGCAGTAAAGTCAGACAAAGTGGATGTGAAAGGTATAGCTTCGAACTCAGAGGACCAGCGGAATGGGATGAGTTCAGCACCAGAATTAGGTGTAGCAGCTGCTTCTCGTCCAGAAAACTCATGGAAAGATGTTGAACATTTATTTGAAGGATATGATGAGCAGCAAAAGGCTGCTATCCACAGAGAGAGGGCAAGGAGGATAGAAGAACAGAATAAAATGTTTGCTTCCCGCAAGCTCTGCCTTGTCTTGGATCTGGATCACACACTGCTTAATTCTGCTAAG TTTGTGGAAGTAGATCCAGTTCATGATGAgatattaagaaagaaagaggaacaAGATCGTGAAAAACCGTGGAGACACCTCTTCCGCTTTCCTCATATGGCAATGTGGACCAAATTACGGCCTGGTATTTGGAATTTTTTGGAGAAG GCTAGTAAGCTTTATGAGCTGCATCTATACACTATGGGGAACAAGCTGTATGCTACAGAGATGGCAAAAGTGCTTGATCCGAAAGGGGTTCTGTTTGCTGGACGGGTTATCTCTAGGGGTGATGATGGGGATCCTTTTGATGGCGATGAGAGGGTTCCTAAGAGTAAGGATCTGGAAGGGGTTCTAGGTATGGAATCAGCTGTTGTAATTATAGACGATTCTGTGCGGGTTTGGCCACATAACAAACTGAACTTGATAGTTGTAGAAAG GTACACATACTTTCCCTGTAGTAGGCGCCAATTTGGGCTTCAAGGTCCTTCTCTACTGGAGATTGACCATGATGAAAGACCAGAAGAAGGAACTTTGGCATCCTCTTTGTCG GTTATTGAGAGAATACATCAAGACTTTTTCTCCCATCAGTCCTTAGATGAAGCTGATGTTAGAACTATACTAGCTGCGGCGCAGCGGAAGATATTGTCTGGCTGTCGTATTGTATTTAGTAGGGTGTTTCCAGTTGGCGAAGCCAATCCTCACCTACATCCACTTTGGCAGACAGCTGAGCAGTTTGGTGCTGTATGTACCAACCAAATAGATGAACAGGTCACACATGTAGTTGCCAATTCTCTTGGGACTGATAAG GTTAATTGGGCTCTTTCTACAGGAAGATTTGTTGTATATCCAGGCTG GGTGGAAGCATCAGCTTTGCTTTACCGGAGGGCAAATGAGCGAGACTTTGCCATTAAATCATAA